One window from the genome of Pararhizobium gei encodes:
- a CDS encoding SDR family oxidoreductase, which translates to MAQELEGKIAAVTGAASGIGLASTRAMMDAGARVVLVDRDQAALERICVELGEDAIPLVIDLLEPRSCASMVPSILEMTGRIDIFHANAGTYIGGDLVDADSANIDMMLNLNVNAVMKNVHDVLPHMIERGTGDIIVTSSVAGHFPVPWEPVYSASKWAITCFVQTVRRQVNKKGVRVGSVSPGPVISALLADWPEENLKKAKESGSLIEPKEVADAILFMLTRPRNVTIRDIIVLPTNFDI; encoded by the coding sequence ATGGCACAGGAACTGGAAGGCAAGATCGCGGCAGTAACGGGGGCGGCCTCGGGCATCGGCCTTGCGAGTACAAGAGCGATGATGGACGCCGGTGCGCGCGTCGTGCTGGTCGACCGGGACCAGGCGGCTCTGGAGAGGATTTGCGTCGAACTCGGCGAGGACGCGATACCGCTGGTGATCGACCTGCTCGAACCCCGCAGTTGCGCCTCGATGGTGCCGTCGATCCTGGAAATGACCGGCCGGATCGATATTTTTCACGCCAATGCAGGCACCTATATCGGTGGCGACCTCGTCGATGCCGACAGCGCCAATATCGACATGATGCTCAATCTCAACGTCAATGCCGTGATGAAGAACGTCCACGACGTGCTGCCGCATATGATCGAGCGCGGCACGGGCGACATCATCGTCACCAGTTCGGTCGCGGGCCACTTTCCGGTTCCGTGGGAACCGGTCTATTCCGCATCGAAATGGGCGATCACCTGCTTCGTGCAGACCGTTCGCCGGCAGGTCAACAAGAAGGGCGTGCGGGTCGGATCGGTGTCTCCCGGACCGGTGATCAGTGCGCTCCTCGCCGACTGGCCGGAGGAAAACCTGAAGAAGGCCAAGGAATCCGGCAGTCTGATCGAGCCGAAGGAAGTGGCGGACGCCATCCTGTTCATGCTGACCAGGCCGCGCAACGTCACCATCCGCGATATCATCGTGCTGCCGACGAATTTCGATATTTGA
- a CDS encoding carbohydrate kinase family protein, with the protein MAGMQRHGFIAGGTWCLDRNRKIDVWPREDSVGIAWGLEERGGGPACNLAIDIKRLDPSIPVETIGLVGDDAAGRKLIAEADRAGIERRQMHVSREAPTHATEAFISQASGQRTHISDLGVSSLLSPDHFDFSATTARFMHLGLPGIHPTMDGRWKDDVNGWVTVLKAARQAGLRTNLELCTVTPERLRGLILPCLPFLDTLIVNDSEIGALAQIPTLANGRTDIEACVAAATGILRQGAMQLVTVHFPEGAITVPRDGQAVYVGSVTVPAEVIVGPNGAGDAFAAGFLYGLHENWPLEDSLWLGHAAAACSLRTAGTTDGVARWRDCLETAAQWGRRGPPERAIGKNKSI; encoded by the coding sequence ATGGCCGGAATGCAAAGGCACGGCTTCATTGCCGGCGGCACCTGGTGCCTGGACCGAAATCGCAAAATAGACGTCTGGCCGCGGGAGGATAGCGTCGGCATCGCCTGGGGGCTTGAAGAACGCGGCGGTGGTCCGGCCTGCAACCTTGCCATCGACATCAAGCGGCTCGACCCGTCCATTCCGGTTGAAACCATCGGTCTGGTTGGCGACGACGCCGCCGGCCGCAAGCTGATCGCGGAAGCGGACCGGGCCGGGATTGAACGCCGGCAGATGCATGTGAGCCGCGAGGCGCCGACCCATGCGACCGAAGCCTTCATCTCGCAGGCGAGTGGCCAGCGGACGCATATCTCCGATCTCGGCGTCTCCAGCCTGTTGTCGCCGGATCATTTCGATTTTTCCGCCACGACGGCGCGCTTCATGCATCTTGGCCTGCCCGGCATCCATCCCACCATGGATGGGCGCTGGAAGGACGATGTCAATGGGTGGGTGACGGTCCTCAAGGCAGCGCGCCAGGCGGGCCTTCGAACCAATCTCGAACTCTGCACCGTGACGCCGGAACGGCTGCGCGGGCTGATCCTGCCGTGTCTGCCTTTTCTCGACACGCTGATCGTCAATGACAGCGAGATCGGCGCGCTGGCGCAAATTCCGACCCTCGCCAATGGACGGACGGATATCGAGGCCTGTGTGGCGGCGGCGACCGGCATCCTCCGTCAGGGCGCCATGCAATTGGTGACCGTGCATTTTCCGGAAGGTGCAATTACCGTCCCACGGGACGGGCAAGCGGTTTACGTCGGCTCCGTCACCGTACCTGCAGAGGTGATCGTCGGTCCGAATGGCGCCGGAGATGCCTTTGCCGCAGGCTTTCTCTACGGTCTGCATGAAAACTGGCCGCTCGAAGACAGCCTGTGGCTGGGGCATGCCGCCGCCGCCTGCTCGCTGCGCACTGCAGGAACCACGGACGGCGTTGCGCGCTGGCGGGACTGCTTGGAGACCGCAGCGCAATGGGGCCGGCGAGGGCCGCCGGAGCGCGCAATCGGCAAAAACAAATCGATCTGA
- a CDS encoding SDR family oxidoreductase, whose translation MDFTGKRVIVTGAGKGIGRATALMLAARGAKVVALTRTASDLESLQNEIDCVAITVDLADPVATRAAALKALPGDLLVNCAGTTELESFLDVSVENFDLLYAVNTRAPMIIAQEYARDMVRSGRKGAIVNVSSVAAFVGIPDHAAYCASKSGLDGLTRVMAKELAPQGIRVNGVHPTVTLTPMAIKAWSDPQKAAGMLNRIPVGRFADPDDVAEVILFLLSDEAAMVNGLSMPVDGGYMVA comes from the coding sequence ATGGATTTCACTGGAAAACGCGTCATCGTCACCGGCGCCGGCAAGGGCATCGGCCGGGCGACCGCCTTGATGCTGGCTGCCCGCGGCGCCAAGGTCGTGGCACTCACCCGCACGGCATCCGATCTTGAAAGCCTGCAAAACGAGATCGACTGCGTGGCGATCACCGTCGATCTTGCCGATCCAGTCGCGACAAGGGCTGCGGCCCTCAAGGCATTGCCGGGCGACCTCCTGGTCAACTGCGCCGGCACCACCGAGCTCGAATCCTTCCTCGATGTCTCGGTGGAAAATTTCGACCTGCTCTATGCGGTCAACACTAGGGCGCCAATGATAATCGCCCAGGAATACGCCCGAGACATGGTCAGGTCCGGCCGCAAGGGCGCGATCGTCAATGTATCGAGCGTTGCCGCCTTTGTCGGCATTCCCGATCACGCTGCCTACTGCGCCTCCAAGTCAGGGCTTGACGGCCTGACGCGGGTGATGGCCAAGGAACTGGCACCGCAAGGCATTCGCGTCAACGGTGTGCACCCGACCGTGACGCTGACGCCGATGGCGATCAAAGCCTGGAGTGATCCGCAAAAGGCAGCGGGCATGCTCAACCGCATTCCTGTCGGCCGTTTTGCCGATCCCGACGATGTCGCCGAGGTCATCCTGTTCCTGCTGTCGGACGAGGCCGCGATGGTCAACGGACTTTCGATGCCGGTCGACGGCGGCTACATGGTCGCCTGA
- a CDS encoding SDR family NAD(P)-dependent oxidoreductase — MFLEKLRMDGQVAVVTGGGRGIGLACCEALAEAGAEVVIIDREEAIAHSGRQALAQLGHQADVHVLDVTDSAAVDRAAFAIAEKYGRIDVLVANAGIARSGTAAEDTPDELWLNVNDVNYNGVFWCNRAFGRQMLKAGRGAIVNVGSMSGYIVNRPQMQTYYNASKAAVHHLTTSLAAEWADRGVRVNAVAPTYIESEMTRVVNIDPGVVDTWLRDTPMGRVGQPHEIASVVHFLACDASSLMTGTTVKADAGFTCW; from the coding sequence ATGTTCCTCGAAAAACTCCGGATGGACGGACAGGTCGCGGTGGTCACCGGCGGCGGCCGCGGCATCGGGCTTGCCTGCTGCGAGGCGCTGGCCGAGGCCGGCGCCGAGGTGGTGATCATCGACCGCGAAGAGGCAATTGCCCATTCCGGCCGTCAGGCACTGGCGCAACTGGGCCATCAGGCTGACGTGCACGTGCTCGACGTCACCGATTCCGCCGCCGTCGACAGGGCCGCCTTCGCCATTGCCGAGAAATATGGCCGGATCGACGTGCTGGTGGCCAATGCCGGCATCGCCCGCAGCGGAACGGCGGCCGAGGATACGCCGGACGAACTGTGGCTCAATGTCAACGACGTCAACTACAACGGCGTCTTCTGGTGCAACCGCGCCTTCGGTCGGCAGATGCTGAAAGCCGGACGCGGTGCGATCGTCAATGTCGGTTCAATGTCCGGCTACATCGTCAACCGGCCGCAGATGCAGACCTATTACAATGCCTCCAAGGCGGCCGTGCATCACCTCACCACCTCGCTTGCAGCCGAGTGGGCGGACCGTGGCGTGCGCGTCAACGCGGTCGCGCCGACCTATATCGAGTCGGAAATGACGAGAGTCGTCAATATCGACCCCGGTGTTGTCGATACCTGGCTGCGGGATACGCCGATGGGCCGGGTCGGCCAGCCTCATGAAATCGCCTCCGTCGTGCATTTTCTCGCCTGCGATGCCTCCAGCCTGATGACCGGCACCACGGTCAAGGCGGATGCGGGCTTCACCTGCTGGTAA